AGTAAAGAGGTTTTATTTTACACTAAAATATTTTTCTTGTCAAGGGTAATCAGGATTAATTCAAAAAAATAGGCGGGACCGTTGATTATTGTTCATAGCCCCGCCCTTAAGGACGGGGCTATGAAAGGGCTGGGCTAAGGACAGACGCTGTCCCACAGTTTCAGTTCCCTATATTTACAAAATCTCGTGCACATCTGAAACTCTGATCTTTTTCAAACAATCATAATGCCTGTAACGACACTCCCTCTGGTAACAGGGACTACATGATTCATTCATGTAAATGACCCGATGCTTTTCTCCCCAGGGCCTGGTCCAAACAGGATTGGTGGAGCCGAAGATGGCCGTAACCTTTGTTCCCACGGCCGCTGCCAGGTGCATCACCCCGGTGTCGTTGGTAATGAAATTGGGACACAGCGAAAGCAGGGCCGCGCTCTGCCGCAAGGTAGCGGTTCCGGCCAGGTTCAGCGCTTTTGCGCCGATACCATTGGCGATCTCCTGGCAAAGCGCCGATTCATCTGACGAACCAAATACTAAAATCCGAAATCCGTTATCCGTTATCTTCCTCCCCAGCTCTACCCAGTTAACCTGGGGCCAGCGCTTGGCCGGGCCGAAGGTGGCGCCCGGACCGAAGCCTATGATTTTCCCAGCCGGGAAATTGTTGGACGCCAGGAATTGCTCGGCCTGCTTTAGTTCTTCAACCTGGATATAGATCTTCGGCCCTGCGCCGACATCCTCCCTGCCCAGCAGTTTCATAAAATCCAGTATGATGTGCCGGCTGCGGAAATCGTTTTGATTGTATTTAAGTCTTTCGGTCAGCAGAAAGCCCCGGGCCTCGGCGCTATAGCCCACGCGTTTGGGGATGCCGGATAAAAAGACTATCAGGGCCGAGGAAAACGAGATCGGCAGGATATAAGCGATGTCGAACTTTTCTTTTGTCAGTTTTTTAGCGGTCTGCCAGAGAGATCTTTCAGGTGATAATTTAATTATGCTTTGGACATTGGGATCATGCTCGAACAGCGTCGCCACTCTGGGATGAGCCATTACTGTGAGACTTGAGCCGGGGTGCGCCTCGGCGCAGACTTCAACGAAAGCGGCGGAGACCACTGCGTCCCCTATCCAATTGGGCACGCGAATAAGGATTTTAGGACAATCGGATTTCATGTTTTTTATCAGTAGCGTCCGGTTGTTTTTACAAGAAAATTGTAGAATGCAGATGGGGCAATGGTCTTAGAGGTTTCATCATGTAATCGATTTGAATTCAGGCTCAAAAATCACCCATTGATTCGCAAGGACTTATACCACGAAACCCATTAATAATACGGAGAAACTGGACCGGGAGGATTTCTGTGCTTGGAATCATTTTATCTTCTTTAGGTTTCCTGCAGCTTCTTGGTCAGGGCCGGAAGCACCTCGAACACGTCGCCCACTATCCCGAAGTTGGACACCTTGAAGATGGGCGCATCGGGATCTTTGTTGACCGCGATGATGCAGTCGGCCGACTGCATGCCCACCAGATGCTGGATGGCCCCGCTGATGCCGCAGGCGATATAGAGCTTGGGAGCTACGGTCTTCCCGGTCTGGCCCACCTGATGGGAATATGGTATCCACCCGGCGTCCACCGCCGCCCGGGAGGCGCCCACCGCCCCGCCCAAAGATTTGGCCAGGGCCTCGATCAGCTTAAAATTCTCCGGGGCCTTCATCCCCCGGCCCCCGGAGACGATGATGTCGGCCTCGGTCAGCTTGACCATGCTGGTGATCTCCTCCACTACTTTGACCACCGAAGTGCGCGAGGCCGGCATCTTCTGGTCGTATGAAACTTTGACTATCTTCCCCTTCCGGGTGCTGCCGGAGACGGCCTCCTTCATCACCTTATGGCGGACGGTGGCCATCTGGGGCCGGTGATTGGGGCAGATGATGGTGGCCATGATGTTGCCGCCAAAGGCCGGCCGGGTCTGGAGCATGATCCTCTTTTCCTCGTCGATGGTCAAAGCGGTGCAGTCGGCGGTCAGCCCGGTGTGGACCTTGATGGCCACCCGGGGGATCAGGGCCCGGCCGATGGTGGAGGCCCCGCAGAGCACGATCTCCGGCTTATGCTGGTTTATCAGGTCAGCCAGGATTGCGGCATAGGGCTCATCGCAGAAGTTTTCCAACAAGGAATGTGACACAGCGTAGACCTGGTCGGCCCCCCTGGCCACCAGCTCCCGACAGGCCTGGTCGATGTCCTTGCCCAGGATGACGGCCGAGAGCTCGGCCCCTAATGTGTCGGCCAGCTTGCGCCCCTCGCCCAGCAGTTCGTAGGCGACGCTCTGGACCGCCCCGGCCTTCTGCTCGGCAAAGATCCAGACGCCCCGGTATCCGCTGATGTCGTCCTTCTCCACCTTGTCCTGGCGCAGCAGGATGGCGTCGAACCCGCAGGAGGAGACGCAGGCCCCGCACAGGGTGCACTTGTCGTCGATCACCGCCAGGTTGTCCTTTAAACTGATGGCCCCGTAGGGGCAGGAAGGCAGACAGGCTCCGCAGCCCACGCATTTGTCTTGGATGATCTCTATATCGCTCATGCTATTCCTGGTTGAATGCTGAATATGGAAGTTTGAATATTGAATTAGGTATTCTGACTTCTGCCTTCAATATTCTTGTCAGATGATCTGCTGTTCTTTAAGCCCGTTGACCACGGTGGCTACCGCCTGGCTGACGTCGCCCTGCAGCATGATGCCCCCGGTCCGGGCCGGCGGGGTAAAAATCTTGACCACGTTGGTGGGCGAGCCGTTGAGCCCGATGTTCTTTTCGTCGGCCCCGATGTCGGCCGCCTTCCAGATTGTGGTCTGATACGACTTGGCCCGAATCTTGCCCTTTAATGACGGCAGCCGGGGTTCGTTGATCTCCTTGACCACGGTCAACACCGCCGGCAGGCTGGTCTCCACCACATCGTAGCCGTCCTCGGTCATCCGCCAGACCTTGGCCTGCTGGTCGCCGATCTCCTCGACCTTCTTGACGTAGGTCACCTGGGGGATGTCCAGGAACTCGGCTACGCCCGGACCGACCTGGGCGGTATCGCCGTCGATGGCCTGCTTGCCGCAGAGGATCACCCCGTAATCCCCGATCTTGCGGATGCCCATGGACAGGGAGTAGCTGGTGGCCCAGGTATCGGCCCCGGCAAAGGCCGGGTCCGAAAGCAGCACCGCCTCGTCCACCCCCATGGAGACGGCTTCCTTGAGGGCCTCGATCACCTGGGGCGGCCCCATGGAGATGACGGTGACCTTGCCCCCTAATTTTTCTCTGATCCTTAAGGCCTCTTCAATGGCGTACA
Above is a genomic segment from candidate division TA06 bacterium containing:
- the waaF gene encoding lipopolysaccharide heptosyltransferase II produces the protein MPNWIGDAVVSAAFVEVCAEAHPGSSLTVMAHPRVATLFEHDPNVQSIIKLSPERSLWQTAKKLTKEKFDIAYILPISFSSALIVFLSGIPKRVGYSAEARGFLLTERLKYNQNDFRSRHIILDFMKLLGREDVGAGPKIYIQVEELKQAEQFLASNNFPAGKIIGFGPGATFGPAKRWPQVNWVELGRKITDNGFRILVFGSSDESALCQEIANGIGAKALNLAGTATLRQSAALLSLCPNFITNDTGVMHLAAAVGTKVTAIFGSTNPVWTRPWGEKHRVIYMNESCSPCYQRECRYRHYDCLKKIRVSDVHEIL
- a CDS encoding electron transfer flavoprotein subunit alpha; its protein translation is MSDIEIIQDKCVGCGACLPSCPYGAISLKDNLAVIDDKCTLCGACVSSCGFDAILLRQDKVEKDDISGYRGVWIFAEQKAGAVQSVAYELLGEGRKLADTLGAELSAVILGKDIDQACRELVARGADQVYAVSHSLLENFCDEPYAAILADLINQHKPEIVLCGASTIGRALIPRVAIKVHTGLTADCTALTIDEEKRIMLQTRPAFGGNIMATIICPNHRPQMATVRHKVMKEAVSGSTRKGKIVKVSYDQKMPASRTSVVKVVEEITSMVKLTEADIIVSGGRGMKAPENFKLIEALAKSLGGAVGASRAAVDAGWIPYSHQVGQTGKTVAPKLYIACGISGAIQHLVGMQSADCIIAVNKDPDAPIFKVSNFGIVGDVFEVLPALTKKLQET
- a CDS encoding electron transfer flavoprotein subunit beta/FixA family protein, which gives rise to MNIIVCIKQVPDTTDVRIDPATNTLIREGVPSIINPFDMYAIEEALRIREKLGGKVTVISMGPPQVIEALKEAVSMGVDEAVLLSDPAFAGADTWATSYSLSMGIRKIGDYGVILCGKQAIDGDTAQVGPGVAEFLDIPQVTYVKKVEEIGDQQAKVWRMTEDGYDVVETSLPAVLTVVKEINEPRLPSLKGKIRAKSYQTTIWKAADIGADEKNIGLNGSPTNVVKIFTPPARTGGIMLQGDVSQAVATVVNGLKEQQII